The DNA segment CCTCCATATTCCCACATTTTCAACGTGGTAACAGGTCAAACTATTCGTTTACTTTTCCAAAATCCAAATGTTGGTCCAACATGTCCTTCCACACATTACGTAAAACCTTTATAAGGACGCTTGCATACCATCCTTTCTACATAAATTCATTAATTGTGTTCTTTCTTATTATTAGAGCAAAAGATTTCATTAATCAATCATCAAAGGGtgctattttcttttataactATGGAGAGCAGCTTAGGTGACATCCTGTTGAAGGTGGCAGTGTTCTTCCTAGTACAGGCTTTGGTATACCTTATCCTTTCAAATTCATCAAATATCTTTTCCAAGAACATCAAGAGAACCCACAGCTTCAAACCTGCACGGTCTGTGAGCATTCGGCAGATGCTGGCTTTGCTCTCCGATTTTCCGCCGGAAGGAGAACCCTCCCCCTCTTCAAAGAGTCCTCAATCGCCATCCCTTCATAGTTATGATAAGAAGCGATCTTAAGTGTTATCAGGAACAGGATTGCATGTAAATTAAACTAGTTAgttctctcttttattttagaGTATACAGAATTGTTAGGCAATCCTAAGTTATTGGAGAGGTCTTCAATTCTTTTGTTCATTTGATATTTGTTGaaatattaagatttatttattctttatttcacCCCTATTTTGTTGAATTATCAAGTATTCAATTAAGAACTCGATATGGTTGTAAGTTGTAACTTCTTGGTCATAAATACTTACTTGTAATAATTGCTTGTTAGTCTCTCTACACGTAACCCATTCTGTTTGGTGTAAATGAAAAAACTCTTATACATGTATCTAATTGAATATTCttacatcaataaaaataatataaaaatttttatatagtcGATAAATGAAATTAGTCTTTTTAAAAGTGATAATCCTCAATTGATCTGAGTTTTTACAACCATGAATCAAGATGATCTTTCTGTCATCACAATAGTTAACGGaatatttatatgaaaattgTGACAATTTAACATCTAGCTCACATAACATTAAAAGTGTGGAACTTAATTTGGTTCCTCGATAAACTAAATTTCACAGATGTTAGATCATTCAATTTAGTCCAAATAATGGCTAAATTGAGTTTTACATCATTAGCGCAATGTCAGCTAGCATTAGACTGCCACAATGGCACAATGGGAATTTACAAAGTTGGTAACAAAAGGACCCGTGCAACTTGATTCATGGATCTCTTCTGTTCCATTCTGTGTAACCCCAAAGAGataaaaaccaaattaaaattacctaaaatgcgttttattattttgtttactaTAATGATAGTTATTTGGTATAGTAATTAATTACCTGGTTATCATCAGTTCATCACCATGGTCGACGAAATACTGCTGCAACTCCAATTGTACCACCTCAGCTTTTGGAGACTCAAAATGCAAGGATTGGAGAAGGCAAGCTGATAAGTAGTTTTTGCAATAAGCCGCTGAATGCTGCATAATGAACGGCATATTTACCAATAGTGATGAACGGGAGTATGAGTTAGGTGTTCAGTTCAATATTTTTCGAAAGGGCTGCAGCAAACTTTCATCCGTTTGTTTACATTTCCTTTTTGTCTTACGGATTTTCTAGGCACACCCTTCATTCTCAATCTCCCAGAGCagtaaattcaaaatcaaataaagatcCCTGCCTCCATAATGCTGTAATTGATTTGATGCGAACGAGTATACCTGATTTTTTATCGCTACACAACTGTATCCAATGAACTCTTTAGCACCTCTTTGTTCCACAGCCTTCCTGGCTCGAATTGAGCTCTCCCATTTGCCCCTCATCTGATAAGCCTGAGCCAACACCAAATATGGAAACAATGTCTGCGGTTCGCTTTTTGTTATTCTCTCTGCAACTCTTTCAATAACACACAAGTCTTCATGGATTGCGCATGCAGAAAGAACTGATCTCCAAATGTTGGAGGGGGTTTTACATTGCATTGTTTCAATAATGTCCATCGCTTCTTTGATCATACCAGCTTGACTCAACAACTCCACAGCATAAGCATAATGTTCTTCCCCAGGTTCTACGCCAAATTCCTTCTccattgataataatattttaattgctTCATCAACTAAACATCCATAGTTGCATGCTCGAAGAACTGCAGCAAGTGTAATTCTATCTGGTGGTGTAGGTTCTCCAATTAACTCCTTAAAGAGCTTCATGGTTACAGGCACTTTGCCATTGTAAGTCATTCCCATCATTATTGTATTCCATGACACCAAatcctttattttcatttcattgaAGATGTTTAAGGCATCATCAATAAATCCAAATTTTGCATACATATGAACAAGAGAACTGGCAACAACTACTTCTGACTCAAAACCTAATTTAGGAACCAGAGAATGGATTTGATTACCTACTTCAACTGGCATGAAAATTGAAACTGAACTCAGAAGACAACTTATCATGTATTCTGTTGGTCTGATATTCTTCCTCAGGGTCAGCATAAAGAGTTGCAATGCATCCTCCACTAAATCATGTTTCGTGTAGCTTGAAATCATGGAATTGCATAGAACTGAATCCCATTGATCTTGTTCTTTGAAGAGCTGGATGGAGTCCTCCAATCTGTTGCATCTGGAAAAGAGGGCAATAGCAGCGCTTGACACAGTGCTATTTGAAACAAATCCCAACTTGAAACAAAGGGTGAAAACTTGCTTACCCCTTCCCAAATCCTGCAAGTTAGAACAGACACTCATCAATATCGAACACGTAAACTGGTCAGGTAAAAACTCCATAGCTCTCATCTGATGAAACTGCTCAAGAGACAACTCTGGATATCCAGCTCTACAACAGGCCCATATCAAAGAGTTCCAAGATATAACATCAAAGTTCTCCATGGTCAAAATCACACCAAAGCAataatcaacaagaccaagtcTCCCATACATAGCTATCACCGAATTTGCAAGCACCACATTGGACAAATCAATACCACTCCTGATCATCCTACTGTGGACCTGCTTAGCATGACAGGGACTTGACACAATTGACGTCATTATTGAGAAAGTGAACTCACTTGGCCTCACACCAGTACCCTGCATCTCAACAAAAAGCTCAAAGGCTTGACAACAAAACCCATTTAGTGCAAAACCCGAAATCATCGTGTTCCAACTAACAACATCTCTGACAGGCATTACATCAAACAAGTGGCATGCCTCCCCAAGGTGGCCACTTTTGAGAAACCCCTTCAAATAAATGTTCCATGATGTCAAATTCTTATAAGtaatttcatcaaacaccttaACGGCATCATTGATTTGGCCAAACTCACAGTATAGATCAAAACAGCGATTACCCAGATATGAATACGAGTTAAAACCCAATTTGATGAAATGAGCATGGAGGGTTCTGAGAAAGGCAAATGATTTATTATGGGATGAACAATGATCCAAGAGAAAAGAGCAATAGGAGAGTGAAGAGTGAGGAATTCGTGTTAGCTTCAAAAACGGGTACATGCAAATAAAGTGTTATGCAATGCTTTAACATGAAATATGCATAGTGGAGCAATTCACACTCAAATAATATGCGTCTCTCCCATTGTGACAACATATGGAGGAATGTAGTGATGGCCAAAGGGTTGAGATAATTGACACCGCAAAGTTTAGTAGAGGGAAGTATTGCATGGGAAGTTGACTCCACCTTAGCCTTTGACTCCCCGGCTAAACCAAATCCACTATTCCTATTACGTCTTTAGTCCCACTCCAAAGAAGCAAGCTTCAAACATGTTCATGGCCTAATTAATCAAACACATTCCAACTGCCTTAATGCCAATCGGCAATTGAAGCTGCAGGAGCTCAGACAAGGATGCAATGCAGCAGTAGCCTTCATCATGTTCAAGGTGGTGTAGGAAAAATTTATGCACCAGATGTGGTTTACAATGTAGCAGCCTTTTCACAGTTTTATGTGGTACTGAGGAATTGATTGCACTTTTACTTATACAAGGTGTGCTTCAAACATTTTTTTGGCATATATCTTTGCATGCAAACCTGCATAGAAATTAGTGCAGATTAaatcaacaaatattaaaaCAATAATGGAGCTGTCAATTGATTGGTGTACAAAATCTGTATGATTGTTCTAAGCCATAGCTTGGGCAGCAAAGATGAAAAAGCAATGTTATTTGCATGCATGTAAGCAACATTCACCATTGATTAACACTCTCGACTTGACTAATGTCTTAAACCAATATGCTCCTTATGTTTGAAATCTGACACACTTGGTTAACtattgaataattatttctaCCAGCTCAAGAATACATTGAGATTCGTAGTCCAATCTATTCACTTGCACACATAGCTATCATTTCCCTGCTCTCTAAACACGATGACTTCATAATTGTTTTGTCCCTCTCTGTTCTCAATTTTACTGTCTTCAATCTCCTAACTTCTTTTATTCTAGTTTTAAAACGGCTCCAAAGTTTGACATTTTTACTATTGTTACATCAAAGCTCAATTGGAACTTCAAACTTTATTTAGACCGTGCTATTCGATTTGAGAATTTATGAGTGCCTAATATCTCTTTACTTATAATGCAGATTCAATATAATAAATTGCACCTCATTTGGAGACTTTGTAGATCAAATCTTGCCTCATTTTGGC comes from the Arachis duranensis cultivar V14167 chromosome 7, aradu.V14167.gnm2.J7QH, whole genome shotgun sequence genome and includes:
- the LOC107458859 gene encoding uncharacterized protein LOC107458859 produces the protein MESSLGDILLKVAVFFLVQALVYLILSNSSNIFSKNIKRTHSFKPARSVSIRQMLALLSDFPPEGEPSPSSKSPQSPSLHSYDKKRS
- the LOC107458858 gene encoding pentatricopeptide repeat-containing protein At1g43980, mitochondrial — protein: MYPFLKLTRIPHSSLSYCSFLLDHCSSHNKSFAFLRTLHAHFIKLGFNSYSYLGNRCFDLYCEFGQINDAVKVFDEITYKNLTSWNIYLKGFLKSGHLGEACHLFDVMPVRDVVSWNTMISGFALNGFCCQAFELFVEMQGTGVRPSEFTFSIMTSIVSSPCHAKQVHSRMIRSGIDLSNVVLANSVIAMYGRLGLVDYCFGVILTMENFDVISWNSLIWACCRAGYPELSLEQFHQMRAMEFLPDQFTCSILMSVCSNLQDLGRGKQVFTLCFKLGFVSNSTVSSAAIALFSRCNRLEDSIQLFKEQDQWDSVLCNSMISSYTKHDLVEDALQLFMLTLRKNIRPTEYMISCLLSSVSIFMPVEVGNQIHSLVPKLGFESEVVVASSLVHMYAKFGFIDDALNIFNEMKIKDLVSWNTIMMGMTYNGKVPVTMKLFKELIGEPTPPDRITLAAVLRACNYGCLVDEAIKILLSMEKEFGVEPGEEHYAYAVELLSQAGMIKEAMDIIETMQCKTPSNIWRSVLSACAIHEDLCVIERVAERITKSEPQTLFPYLVLAQAYQMRGKWESSIRARKAVEQRGAKEFIGYSCVAIKNQVYSFASNQLQHYGGRDLYLILNLLLWEIENEGCA